CAGGACCCGGTGACGGCCGTGTTCTACCGCTGTCTGTTCGGCGCGCTGTTCCTGCTGGCCTGGGGCCTGGCGCGCGGTCACCTGCGCGGCGTGCTGCGCGACCGCGCGCTGCTGCGCGGCGCGGTGGTCTCCGGGGTGCTGCTGGTGCTCAACTGGGTGGCGCTGTTCGCCGGCATGGCGCGCTCGTCGATCGGCGTGGCCACGCTGGTCTATCACTTCTTCCCGTTCGTGATGCTGATCCTGGCTGCCCTGTTGCTGGGCGAACGCACGCGGCCGGCGGACTGGGGCTGGACCGCATTGGCGTTCGTCGGCGTGGTCTGCTCGGCCGATCCACTGCGGCTGTTGCAGCATGTCGATGCCGGATACCTGACCGGCATCGGGCTGACCCTGTTGGGCGCGGTGCTGTGCGGCGCGTCGCTGCTGATGTCACGCAGCGTCGGGCGCCAGCGGCCGTTCGCGGTGGTCACCGTGCAGTGCTGCGTCGGCTCGGTG
The window above is part of the Pseudoxanthomonas sp. X-1 genome. Proteins encoded here:
- a CDS encoding DMT family transporter, yielding MSPASPPAASRTALWQLLIAEVLIGSVGVFVHESGQDPVTAVFYRCLFGALFLLAWGLARGHLRGVLRDRALLRGAVVSGVLLVLNWVALFAGMARSSIGVATLVYHFFPFVMLILAALLLGERTRPADWGWTALAFVGVVCSADPLRLLQHVDAGYLTGIGLTLLGAVLCGASLLMSRSVGRQRPFAVVTVQCCVGSVMLAGFSSGTVLHFGTHWAWLVGLGVIHSGIVYVLFYSAYRHLSVATIAVIAFVYPLVTLVLDYALYGHRLDAVQLLGVALIILGTLGVNLKWRLPSRRAAPLDAVH